The Aquidulcibacter paucihalophilus genome has a window encoding:
- a CDS encoding flagellar hook capping FlgD N-terminal domain-containing protein, giving the protein MVDSVANTTASATNRIGAGSTMLASNFETFLTLLTSQLKNQDPLSPVDSNQFTAQLTQMAGVEQQLLTNDLLKGLLAAQGGGDLAGAATYIGKEATAVWSATKLTGGEATWSYELAANATSARLEVLDGAGKVVWSGDAPDRTTGVHDFTWDGKATSGNDGQDGQVYSLRVVAKDAAGGAVDSQVLTRGRITGVEMYDGEPYLTVGNSILPLSTVIALEEARAAATPPPANDDSEEGLMAAIASSLNPMKLFS; this is encoded by the coding sequence ATGGTCGACTCTGTCGCCAACACGACTGCCAGCGCCACCAACCGGATCGGTGCCGGCTCGACCATGCTGGCCTCGAATTTCGAGACCTTCCTGACCCTGCTGACCTCGCAGTTGAAGAACCAGGACCCGCTGTCGCCGGTCGATTCCAACCAGTTCACAGCCCAGCTGACGCAGATGGCCGGGGTGGAGCAGCAGCTACTGACGAACGACCTGCTCAAGGGCCTGCTGGCCGCCCAGGGCGGCGGCGACCTCGCCGGCGCCGCCACCTATATCGGCAAGGAGGCCACCGCGGTCTGGTCGGCCACCAAACTCACTGGTGGTGAGGCGACCTGGAGCTATGAACTGGCCGCCAACGCCACCTCGGCGCGGCTTGAGGTGCTGGACGGCGCGGGCAAGGTGGTCTGGTCCGGCGATGCGCCCGACCGCACGACCGGCGTCCACGACTTTACCTGGGACGGCAAGGCCACCAGCGGCAATGATGGTCAGGACGGCCAGGTCTATTCGCTGCGGGTCGTGGCCAAGGACGCCGCCGGCGGCGCTGTCGACAGCCAGGTCCTGACTCGCGGCCGGATCACCGGCGTCGAGATGTACGACGGCGAACCATATCTCACCGTCGGCAACTCCATACTGCCGCTCTCCACCGTGATCGCGCTGGAAGAGGCCCGGGCCGCCGCGACGCCGCCGCCCGCCAATGACGACAGCGAGGAAGGCCTGATGGCCGCCATCGCCTCCTCCCTCAATCCAATGAAACTGTTCTCGTAA
- the flgE gene encoding flagellar hook protein FlgE, whose product MSINSAMLAGVSGLTANSAALAAISQNIANVNTVGYKRTVGEFSTVMNSRSQGAGYSAGGVLATARHFTSQNGQLQRTTSNTDLGIAGQGFFVVTERAENLEVTDTRLFTRAGAFSVDNLGYLKNTSGLYLQGWPVDADGNIATDPSDLNRLRTINVGSVGGTAEATTRIQLNANIKSSQTVTPEATDAAAVPPGTNAYDPATNSMAMWDVETGAGVKPDFELTIPLSDSKGGQRTVAVSFLKSTVPNQWYAEIRAIPASDVTTGAGLSNGQLRSGLVAFTQDGRLDVAAMAGLGASALFPDVNNATISFGSSNSGPPAAGAAAWASDLGIESQTLTFDLTATTGGLTQYDSGSVVQAVLTNGTAFGNLSEISIDDTGFVTAIFDNGVTRQIAQIALATFPSPDNLTQTSGNAYFVAQASGTFNLKTAGTGGAGLIGASQLEASTVDLSAEFTGLITTQRAYSASSKIITTADEMLAELISIKR is encoded by the coding sequence ATGAGTATCAACAGCGCCATGCTGGCCGGCGTGTCCGGCCTGACCGCCAACTCCGCCGCCCTCGCGGCGATCTCGCAGAATATCGCGAACGTGAACACCGTCGGCTACAAGCGCACAGTAGGTGAGTTCTCGACGGTAATGAACAGCAGGTCGCAAGGCGCGGGCTATTCCGCCGGCGGCGTGCTGGCCACCGCACGCCACTTCACCAGCCAGAACGGCCAGTTGCAGCGCACGACCTCGAACACAGACCTCGGCATCGCCGGCCAGGGCTTTTTCGTGGTCACCGAGCGGGCCGAGAACCTGGAAGTCACCGATACCCGCCTGTTCACCCGCGCCGGCGCCTTCAGCGTCGACAACCTGGGCTATCTCAAGAACACATCCGGGCTTTACCTGCAGGGCTGGCCGGTCGATGCGGACGGCAATATCGCCACCGACCCCTCCGACCTGAACCGCCTCCGCACGATCAACGTCGGCTCGGTCGGCGGCACGGCGGAAGCCACCACCCGCATCCAGCTGAACGCCAACATCAAGTCCAGCCAGACGGTCACCCCCGAGGCCACCGACGCCGCAGCCGTGCCCCCCGGCACCAATGCCTACGACCCCGCGACCAACTCGATGGCGATGTGGGACGTAGAGACCGGTGCGGGCGTAAAGCCCGACTTCGAACTGACAATCCCGCTGTCGGACTCCAAGGGCGGGCAGCGGACTGTGGCGGTCTCCTTCCTGAAGAGCACCGTGCCCAACCAGTGGTACGCCGAAATCCGGGCCATCCCGGCCTCTGACGTCACTACCGGAGCCGGACTCTCTAACGGCCAACTCAGAAGCGGCCTGGTCGCCTTCACCCAGGACGGCCGACTTGACGTCGCCGCCATGGCAGGCCTCGGCGCCAGCGCCCTGTTCCCCGACGTGAACAACGCCACCATCAGCTTCGGCTCATCCAACTCGGGCCCGCCTGCCGCCGGAGCGGCGGCCTGGGCTTCTGATCTCGGCATCGAGAGCCAGACACTGACCTTCGACCTGACCGCTACAACGGGTGGCCTGACGCAGTACGACAGCGGTTCGGTGGTGCAGGCCGTGCTGACCAACGGTACCGCCTTCGGCAATCTGTCCGAAATCAGTATCGACGACACCGGTTTCGTCACCGCCATCTTCGACAATGGCGTCACCCGGCAGATCGCCCAGATCGCCTTGGCCACCTTCCCCAGCCCGGACAACCTGACCCAGACCTCGGGCAACGCCTACTTTGTCGCCCAGGCCTCCGGCACCTTCAATCTGAAGACGGCCGGCACGGGCGGCGCCGGCCTGATCGGGGCCTCCCAACTGGAGGCCTCCACGGTTGACCTGTCGGCCGAGTTCACCGGCCTGATCACCACCCAACGCGCCTATTCCGCATCGTCCAAGATCATCACCACCGCGGACGAAATGCTCGCAGAACTCATCAGCATCAAACGCTGA
- a CDS encoding DUF1153 domain-containing protein, with protein sequence MLQERRLNNRGEQYVVGPTGTPLTLHDLPPANTDRWVIRRKAEVVAAVRGGLISLEDALARYRLTAEEFLAWQKAIDKWGMQGLRTTRIQHYGRP encoded by the coding sequence ATGTTGCAAGAGCGACGCCTTAATAATCGAGGCGAACAATACGTGGTCGGGCCGACGGGCACTCCCCTGACGCTGCACGACCTCCCTCCGGCCAATACGGACCGTTGGGTGATCCGCCGCAAGGCAGAGGTTGTGGCCGCGGTACGCGGCGGACTGATCAGTCTGGAAGACGCGCTCGCGCGCTACCGTCTGACGGCCGAGGAATTCCTCGCCTGGCAGAAGGCGATCGACAAATGGGGCATGCAGGGCCTGCGCACGACGCGCATCCAGCACTACGGCCGCCCCTAG
- the mnmA gene encoding tRNA 2-thiouridine(34) synthase MnmA: MTLTEDICPVPTIARTDMDAAVESARAAVGLPVGSRVVAAMSGGVDSTVVAALLHKAGYDVVGVTLQLYDHGAALKKKGACCAGQDIHDARLAAEMLGIPHYVLDYESRFRDAVIDQFADAYLAGQTPVPCIRCNQTVKFRDLLDVARDLGAEAMATGHYVRRAVVDGRAQMRKAIDHSRDQSYFLFATTAQQLDYLRFPLADLEKPQVRGVAAELGLRIAAKPDSQDICFVPNGDYRTLIDKLRPQGREAGEIVHMDGRVLGGHAGITDYTIGQRRGLNVAVGEPLFVTRLDPVKRHVIVGPREALLTASLTLDETNWLGDEASIEAAADAGAPVLARVRSTRPPSPARLSMVDGAVAVTFASGEEGVAPGQACALYDPADPDRLLGGGFIKTTTAVV, translated from the coding sequence ATGACCCTCACTGAGGACATCTGCCCGGTTCCGACCATCGCCCGCACCGACATGGATGCGGCGGTCGAGTCCGCGCGCGCGGCGGTCGGCCTCCCGGTCGGCTCGCGCGTCGTGGCGGCCATGTCGGGCGGGGTGGACTCCACCGTCGTCGCGGCCCTGCTGCACAAGGCCGGCTATGACGTCGTGGGCGTGACGCTGCAGCTCTATGATCACGGGGCGGCGCTCAAGAAGAAGGGGGCCTGCTGCGCCGGCCAGGACATCCACGACGCCCGTCTTGCGGCCGAGATGCTGGGCATTCCCCACTATGTCCTCGACTACGAAAGCCGGTTCCGTGACGCGGTGATCGACCAGTTCGCGGATGCCTATCTGGCCGGCCAGACGCCGGTGCCCTGCATCCGCTGCAACCAGACGGTCAAATTCCGCGACCTGCTGGACGTCGCCCGCGATCTCGGTGCCGAGGCCATGGCCACGGGCCACTATGTCCGACGCGCGGTCGTCGATGGCCGCGCCCAGATGCGCAAGGCGATCGATCATTCGCGCGACCAGTCCTATTTCCTGTTCGCCACCACGGCGCAGCAGCTCGACTATCTGCGCTTCCCGCTGGCCGATCTGGAAAAGCCGCAGGTGCGTGGCGTCGCCGCCGAACTGGGCCTGCGCATCGCCGCCAAGCCGGACAGCCAGGACATCTGTTTCGTCCCCAACGGCGACTATCGCACCCTGATCGACAAGCTGCGGCCGCAGGGGCGCGAGGCGGGCGAGATCGTGCATATGGACGGCCGGGTGCTGGGCGGCCATGCGGGCATCACCGACTATACGATCGGCCAGCGCCGCGGCCTGAACGTCGCCGTGGGCGAGCCCCTGTTCGTGACCCGGCTGGATCCGGTGAAGCGCCACGTCATCGTCGGCCCGCGCGAAGCCCTGCTGACCGCGTCCCTGACGCTGGACGAGACCAACTGGCTGGGCGATGAGGCCTCGATCGAGGCGGCGGCTGACGCCGGGGCTCCGGTGCTGGCCCGCGTGCGCTCGACCCGTCCGCCCTCCCCCGCCCGCCTGTCGATGGTCGACGGTGCCGTCGCCGTGACCTTCGCCTCGGGCGAGGAAGGCGTGGCCCCCGGCCAGGCCTGCGCCCTCTATGACCCGGCGGATCCGGACCGGCTTCTGGGCGGCGGCTTCATCAAGACGACCACCGCGGTTGTCTGA
- a CDS encoding hemerythrin domain-containing protein, with the protein MSEALASRTGLPSRFRYLLEEYPRDRWTAALDETAAFWLQMHGSFRGHQAHMDGLVGQWRANGDLTTLHRQLIPALQSFLQHLDGHHRIESGQYFPMMRKIEPKIGAGIDLLDRDHDAIHETLEALFQGGLAFHQAVTGNAPDAADKAARLSDLIARGARPLLRHLEDEEDIVIPLIQLRGLHG; encoded by the coding sequence TTGTCTGAGGCCCTCGCCTCGCGGACCGGGCTGCCGTCCCGTTTCCGCTACCTGCTGGAAGAATACCCGCGCGACCGCTGGACCGCCGCCCTCGACGAGACCGCGGCCTTCTGGCTGCAGATGCACGGCAGCTTCCGCGGGCACCAGGCCCATATGGACGGCCTCGTCGGCCAGTGGCGGGCGAATGGCGACCTGACGACCCTGCATCGCCAGCTGATCCCCGCCCTCCAGTCCTTCCTTCAGCACCTCGACGGCCACCACCGGATCGAAAGCGGCCAGTATTTTCCCATGATGCGGAAGATCGAGCCGAAGATCGGCGCCGGCATCGACCTGCTCGACCGCGACCATGACGCCATCCACGAGACGCTGGAGGCCCTGTTCCAGGGCGGTCTGGCCTTTCATCAGGCGGTGACCGGCAACGCCCCGGATGCGGCGGACAAGGCCGCCCGCCTGTCCGATCTGATCGCGCGCGGGGCCCGTCCCCTGCTGCGCCATCTGGAGGATGAGGAGGACATCGTCATCCCCCTGATCCAGTTGCGTGGCCTGCACGGCTAG
- a CDS encoding thioesterase family protein: MTEQTLAEALALTDDGAGGLTARLTGGFSNAPQSAPQERGAPFGGLMAALAAGAMRQGLGIETPLQSLTIQYLAAARFEEAVFTPTMNRGGRNVAYASVTGGQADRPAIQALGTYGRDVAGPVLTPLAASPTPVEDLDSTPLDPLFGPWFTRHIDHRFDAGPKLFGENAGRTPELSCWMRTLDAAPLDEARLLFLLDGLYPTYFTAFPAPPNVSASVDLRADLLTELTPDTSPEGWAYFHFTSRDVGGGWAVEDGVARAPDGRPLALVRQRRKLMPTRG; this comes from the coding sequence ATGACCGAGCAGACCCTCGCCGAAGCCCTGGCCCTGACCGATGATGGTGCCGGCGGCCTGACCGCCCGGCTGACCGGTGGATTTTCCAATGCGCCGCAGTCCGCGCCCCAGGAACGCGGCGCGCCCTTCGGCGGGTTGATGGCCGCTCTGGCCGCCGGTGCCATGCGGCAGGGGCTGGGTATCGAGACGCCGCTGCAGTCGCTGACCATTCAGTATCTCGCCGCCGCCCGTTTCGAGGAAGCGGTCTTCACCCCGACGATGAACCGTGGCGGCCGCAACGTCGCCTATGCCTCGGTCACGGGTGGGCAGGCCGACCGGCCAGCGATACAGGCGCTTGGGACCTATGGTCGTGATGTGGCCGGGCCGGTGCTGACGCCACTGGCAGCCTCGCCGACGCCGGTCGAGGATCTGGATTCGACACCTCTGGATCCGCTCTTCGGGCCCTGGTTTACCCGCCACATCGATCACCGTTTCGACGCCGGCCCGAAGCTGTTCGGCGAGAACGCGGGCCGGACGCCCGAGCTCAGCTGCTGGATGCGGACCCTTGACGCCGCCCCGCTGGACGAGGCGCGGCTGCTGTTCCTGCTGGACGGGCTTTATCCGACCTATTTCACGGCCTTCCCGGCCCCGCCGAATGTCTCGGCCAGTGTCGATCTTCGCGCCGACCTGCTCACGGAACTGACGCCCGATACCTCGCCGGAAGGCTGGGCGTATTTCCACTTCACCAGCCGGGATGTCGGCGGGGGCTGGGCGGTCGAGGACGGGGTGGCGCGTGCTCCGGACGGCCGGCCGCTGGCCCTGGTGCGGCAACGCAGGAAGCTGATGCCGACGCGCGGCTAG
- a CDS encoding helix-turn-helix domain-containing protein, producing MGRTADYSRQSCSIAATLEVIGDPWTLLVIRDAFNGVSRFEQWQERLGVARNVLAARLKSLVQHGVLEPQLYSERPPRNEYVLTAKGKDLYGVLVTLHGWGAKHVYGDADSGVSMIHKACGHDLAPRIACGHCNEIVKPRDILLTRAENRPTVGEMMPRERTDEEAA from the coding sequence ATGGGACGCACCGCAGACTATTCTCGACAAAGCTGTTCGATCGCCGCCACCCTTGAGGTCATCGGCGATCCCTGGACGCTGCTGGTCATCCGCGACGCCTTCAACGGCGTCAGCCGGTTCGAACAGTGGCAGGAGCGGCTGGGCGTCGCCCGCAATGTGCTGGCGGCGCGATTGAAGAGCCTCGTCCAGCACGGGGTGCTGGAACCCCAGCTCTATTCGGAGCGCCCGCCCCGCAATGAGTATGTCCTGACCGCCAAGGGCAAGGACCTGTACGGCGTGCTGGTCACCCTGCATGGCTGGGGTGCCAAACATGTCTATGGCGATGCCGATTCCGGCGTCTCCATGATCCACAAGGCCTGCGGCCACGACCTGGCGCCGCGCATCGCCTGCGGTCACTGCAACGAGATCGTCAAACCCCGCGACATCCTGCTGACCCGGGCAGAGAACCGGCCGACGGTCGGCGAGATGATGCCCCGGGAACGGACCGACGAAGAGGCCGCCTGA
- a CDS encoding acetyl-CoA C-acyltransferase, protein MSDPVVIVSFARTPMGGFQGALSGVKATELGATAVRAAVERAGIAADKVEQIYMGCVLPAGLGQAPARQAAIGAGLGQHVEATTVNKMCGSGLQAVMMASDSLMAGSADVIVAGGMESMSGAPYLMTKHRGGARIGHDVIVDSMYMDGLEDAYTPGKLMGSFAEDSARTYQFTREAQDEYALESLSRALEAIASGAFKAEITPVEVTSRKGVVTVTEDEQPGKAMPEKIPTLKPAFSKDGTITAANASSISDGAAALVMTRESVARAMGLPIVARVVSHAAHAHEPGLFTTAPVPAMQKALKKAGWTVDDVDLWEINEAFAVVAMIAMRDLGIDRAKLNVNGGATALGHPIGASGARVLTTLLSALQARGGKKGVASLCIGGGEAVAVAVELV, encoded by the coding sequence ATGTCCGATCCCGTCGTCATCGTCTCCTTCGCCCGCACGCCCATGGGCGGCTTCCAGGGTGCCCTGTCCGGCGTCAAGGCGACCGAGCTGGGCGCGACGGCGGTCCGGGCCGCGGTCGAGCGTGCCGGGATCGCGGCGGACAAGGTCGAGCAGATCTACATGGGCTGCGTCCTGCCCGCCGGCCTCGGCCAGGCCCCGGCGCGCCAGGCCGCCATCGGTGCCGGCCTTGGCCAGCATGTCGAGGCGACGACCGTGAACAAGATGTGCGGCTCGGGCCTGCAGGCCGTGATGATGGCCTCTGACAGCCTGATGGCCGGCAGCGCGGATGTCATCGTCGCGGGCGGCATGGAGTCGATGTCGGGCGCGCCCTATCTGATGACCAAGCACCGCGGCGGTGCCCGGATCGGCCACGATGTCATCGTCGACAGCATGTATATGGATGGGCTGGAGGATGCCTATACGCCCGGCAAGCTGATGGGATCGTTCGCCGAGGACTCGGCGCGCACCTACCAGTTCACCCGCGAGGCCCAGGACGAATATGCGCTCGAAAGCCTGAGCCGGGCGCTGGAAGCCATTGCCTCGGGTGCCTTCAAGGCCGAGATCACCCCGGTCGAGGTCACCTCGCGCAAGGGCGTCGTCACCGTCACCGAGGACGAACAGCCCGGCAAGGCCATGCCGGAGAAGATCCCGACGCTGAAGCCCGCCTTCTCGAAGGACGGCACCATCACCGCCGCCAACGCCAGTTCGATTTCGGACGGCGCCGCGGCCTTGGTGATGACCCGCGAGAGCGTGGCCAGGGCCATGGGACTGCCCATCGTCGCGCGCGTCGTCAGCCACGCCGCCCACGCCCATGAGCCGGGCCTGTTCACCACTGCACCTGTGCCGGCCATGCAGAAGGCGCTGAAGAAGGCCGGCTGGACGGTCGACGACGTCGATCTGTGGGAGATCAACGAGGCCTTCGCCGTGGTCGCCATGATCGCCATGCGCGACCTCGGCATCGACCGGGCGAAGCTGAACGTCAACGGCGGGGCCACGGCCCTGGGTCACCCGATCGGAGCCTCGGGTGCCCGTGTCCTGACCACCCTGCTGTCGGCGCTTCAGGCGCGGGGCGGCAAGAAGGGCGTGGCCAGCCTGTGCATCGGTGGCGGCGAGGCCGTGGCCGTGGCGGTCGAACTGGTCTGA
- a CDS encoding alpha/beta hydrolase → MTLNRRAALGLAALAATARPAAALTPVSLQVAPSDPAEVIRLWPGAAPGGERVTVTPQVTERSTDPAFHDRFARYTTDPILTVLRPDRPNGASLLLIPGGGYKWAVVDKEGLDCARVFAAAGVTCFVLRYRLPGDGWAAGPDAPLQDAQRALRLVRSQAAARGLDPTRVAVLGASAGGHLAGMLTARTDATYAAVDAADTVSHRPDLSILLYPVATMADSHVHAGSRLELLGDTPTAEMIARYSLERMDWTARPPTFLLHAMDDASVPVENSLQLLTTLRAAGVPAEAHLFQEGGHGFGIRLIAGRPAAVWPELALAWAARHGWITQT, encoded by the coding sequence ATGACCCTCAATCGCCGAGCCGCGCTGGGCCTCGCCGCCCTGGCCGCGACAGCCCGACCTGCCGCTGCGCTGACACCGGTATCGTTGCAGGTCGCGCCCTCCGATCCGGCCGAGGTCATCCGGCTATGGCCCGGCGCGGCACCGGGCGGAGAACGGGTCACGGTGACGCCGCAGGTGACCGAGCGCTCGACCGATCCTGCGTTCCACGATCGTTTCGCCCGCTACACCACCGATCCGATCCTGACGGTGCTGCGGCCCGACCGGCCCAACGGGGCGTCGCTGCTGCTGATCCCCGGCGGCGGGTACAAATGGGCGGTCGTGGACAAGGAAGGGCTGGACTGCGCCCGGGTGTTCGCCGCGGCCGGGGTGACCTGTTTCGTCCTGCGCTACCGTCTGCCGGGCGACGGCTGGGCCGCCGGGCCCGACGCGCCGCTACAGGATGCCCAGCGCGCCCTAAGGCTGGTGCGGTCACAGGCCGCCGCCCGTGGACTGGACCCGACGCGGGTCGCGGTGCTGGGGGCATCCGCGGGTGGGCATCTGGCTGGTATGCTGACCGCACGCACGGACGCGACCTATGCCGCCGTGGACGCCGCCGACACCGTGTCGCACCGACCGGACCTGTCGATCCTGCTCTATCCGGTCGCCACCATGGCGGACTCGCATGTCCATGCCGGGTCGCGGCTGGAGCTTCTCGGCGACACGCCGACGGCGGAAATGATCGCGCGCTACTCGCTGGAGCGGATGGATTGGACCGCCCGGCCACCGACCTTCCTGCTGCACGCCATGGATGACGCGTCCGTACCCGTCGAGAACAGCCTGCAACTGCTGACAACCCTCAGGGCCGCCGGCGTGCCGGCCGAGGCGCATCTGTTCCAGGAGGGCGGCCACGGTTTCGGCATTCGGCTGATTGCGGGCCGGCCGGCCGCCGTCTGGCCCGAACTGGCGCTGGCCTGGGCCGCGCGGCACGGCTGGATTACGCAGACTTAA